The following proteins are encoded in a genomic region of Mahella australiensis 50-1 BON:
- the atpG gene encoding ATP synthase F1 subunit gamma → MPSRSELLEHIKSVGETQQITKAMYLISTTKVRRARAQLNATLPYYHKIRETMTDILQHSPDVTSHFIWRDIGDRPKRIGYIVITGDRGLCGAYNHNVIKEAVAQMNDKPKRSLFVVGEVGRRYFVSHGYTIDVEFLYTAQDPSIYNARDIADMMVRLYNQQLLDEIYIIYTELVSGTRQEPRTLRLLPLETERLKLDEDNNGIREFIKYEPSRHAVFRVLVPEYIKGLIYGALVESFTSEHSARMLAMQTATDNADELLKDLTLTYNTVRQGAITQEMAEIIGGANAIAKE, encoded by the coding sequence ATGCCGAGCAGAAGTGAGTTGCTGGAGCATATAAAGAGTGTCGGAGAAACACAGCAAATAACCAAGGCCATGTATCTCATATCCACCACAAAGGTGAGGCGGGCGCGTGCACAACTAAATGCAACTCTGCCCTACTACCATAAGATACGCGAAACCATGACCGATATCCTCCAGCATTCGCCCGATGTAACCAGTCATTTTATATGGCGCGACATAGGTGACCGTCCAAAAAGAATAGGATATATAGTAATCACTGGAGACCGGGGCTTATGCGGAGCATACAATCACAATGTTATAAAAGAAGCGGTGGCTCAGATGAATGATAAGCCTAAGCGCTCACTATTCGTCGTAGGTGAAGTTGGCAGGCGTTACTTTGTAAGCCACGGTTATACTATAGATGTTGAATTCTTATACACGGCGCAAGACCCGAGTATATATAATGCCAGGGATATAGCCGATATGATGGTAAGACTATATAATCAGCAGTTGCTGGATGAGATATATATAATATATACTGAATTGGTAAGCGGTACCCGGCAAGAACCAAGGACTTTGCGTCTGCTGCCGCTGGAGACCGAACGCCTAAAGTTGGATGAGGATAATAACGGCATAAGAGAATTTATAAAATATGAACCGTCGCGCCATGCGGTATTCAGGGTACTGGTGCCTGAATATATAAAAGGCCTCATATACGGCGCATTGGTAGAGTCTTTCACCAGCGAGCACAGTGCCCGCATGTTAGCCATGCAGACTGCTACAGATAATGCAGATGAATTGTTAAAAGACCTTACATTGACCTACAACACCGTACGCCAGGGGGCCATCACACAGGAAATGGCCGAAATTATAGGCGGCGCCAACGCTATTGCAAAGGAGTAA
- the atpC gene encoding ATP synthase F1 subunit epsilon has product MLTFHLDIVSPDREFFDGDVEEIIFPVSNGYTSDGYMGVLAGHEPLVCPIGIGVLRIKQSGQWRDAAISGGFIEIRPQKVTILSDTVEWPEEIDARRAEAARRRAEERLRQRLSQEEYLRSQAALARALTRLRISNRKV; this is encoded by the coding sequence ATGCTGACCTTTCACTTGGACATAGTGTCGCCCGATCGCGAGTTCTTCGACGGCGACGTAGAAGAAATAATATTTCCTGTTTCCAACGGTTACACCAGCGACGGGTATATGGGCGTGCTCGCCGGCCACGAGCCGCTGGTATGCCCTATAGGCATAGGCGTGCTGCGCATAAAGCAAAGCGGTCAATGGAGGGATGCTGCTATATCGGGCGGATTTATAGAGATACGCCCTCAAAAGGTAACGATACTATCCGACACAGTAGAATGGCCAGAAGAGATCGACGCTCGGCGCGCCGAAGCCGCCCGGCGCCGAGCCGAGGAGCGTTTGCGCCAGCGCCTAAGCCAAGAGGAATACCTCCGCTCACAGGCGGCCCTTGCCCGCGCTCTGACCCGTTTGCGCATATCAAATAGAAAGGTATAG
- the atpD gene encoding F0F1 ATP synthase subunit beta, whose translation MTLSTNNNIGHVISIIGPVVDIRFNNGYLPNLNNALEISADNRKVVVETAQYLGSDVVRCIALASTDGLQRGMEAADTGGPIKVPVGRGVLGRLFNVLGQPIDDSGDVEATDYMPIHREAPAFSEQQPVSQVFETGIKVVDLLAPYPRGGKIGLFGGAGVGKTVLIMELIHNIATEHGGFSIFTGVGERTREGNELWNEMKESGVLDKTAMVFGQMNEPPGARMRVALTGLTLAEYFRDVEHQDVLMFIDNIFRYVQAGSEVSALLGRMPSAVGYQPTLAQDVGSLEERITSTKSGSITSVQAVYVPADDLTDPAPAAIFAHLDAMTVLSRDIVEMGIYPAVDPLSSTSRILDARILGEEHYNTARHVQEILERYKELQDIIAILGIEELSDNDKLTVYRARKIQRFLSQPFSVAESFTGIPGKYVPLNETIRGFKEIVDGHMDDVPEEAFLMVGNIEEVYQKAERLKQGGH comes from the coding sequence ATGACATTGAGTACGAACAATAATATAGGGCATGTGATATCGATTATAGGACCGGTAGTGGATATACGGTTCAATAACGGATATCTGCCCAATCTGAATAATGCTTTAGAGATCAGCGCTGATAACAGGAAGGTAGTAGTAGAAACAGCACAATATCTCGGCAGCGACGTAGTCCGCTGCATAGCCTTGGCCTCCACTGACGGTTTACAGCGCGGCATGGAAGCCGCTGATACAGGCGGACCAATAAAAGTACCGGTAGGGCGAGGTGTGCTGGGCCGCCTATTTAATGTATTGGGACAGCCCATAGATGACAGCGGCGATGTAGAAGCTACTGATTACATGCCCATACATAGGGAGGCCCCTGCATTTTCAGAACAGCAACCGGTCAGTCAGGTATTTGAAACCGGTATAAAGGTAGTAGACCTGTTAGCACCATATCCCAGAGGTGGCAAAATAGGCTTATTCGGTGGTGCTGGTGTGGGTAAAACCGTCCTCATAATGGAACTTATACACAATATAGCTACTGAGCACGGGGGGTTTTCGATATTCACCGGAGTCGGTGAGCGCACGCGCGAGGGCAATGAACTATGGAACGAAATGAAAGAATCCGGCGTGTTGGATAAAACCGCCATGGTATTCGGTCAAATGAATGAACCGCCCGGTGCGCGCATGCGCGTGGCTTTGACGGGCCTTACGTTGGCCGAATATTTTCGCGATGTAGAGCACCAGGATGTCCTAATGTTCATAGACAACATATTTCGATATGTACAGGCGGGTTCGGAAGTATCGGCTCTTTTGGGCAGGATGCCATCGGCAGTGGGTTATCAGCCCACATTAGCTCAAGACGTAGGCTCTCTTGAGGAGCGCATAACCTCAACAAAAAGCGGCTCTATTACATCTGTCCAAGCCGTATATGTGCCGGCCGACGATTTGACCGACCCTGCTCCGGCCGCTATATTCGCCCATCTGGATGCTATGACCGTGCTGTCGAGAGACATAGTGGAAATGGGCATATATCCAGCTGTCGACCCGCTGTCTTCCACATCCCGCATATTAGACGCCCGCATACTCGGAGAAGAGCATTATAATACGGCTCGGCACGTACAAGAGATACTGGAGCGCTATAAAGAGCTCCAGGATATAATAGCGATACTCGGTATAGAGGAGCTGAGCGACAATGATAAATTGACCGTTTATCGCGCCAGGAAAATACAGCGCTTTTTATCGCAGCCGTTCTCTGTAGCCGAGAGTTTCACCGGCATACCGGGTAAATATGTACCACTCAACGAAACTATAAGGGGTTTTAAGGAGATAGTCGACGGTCATATGGACGATGTCCCTGAAGAAGCATTTTTAATGGTAGGCAATATAGAAGAAGTGTATCAAAAAGCCGAAAGACTGAAACAAGGAGGGCACTGA